A stretch of the Bordetella genomosp. 8 genome encodes the following:
- a CDS encoding MaoC/PaaZ C-terminal domain-containing protein yields the protein MNLDAIRTWSRTVVHDYTARDSALYALAIGAVSDPLDPGQLRLVDEADQVAVPTMAAVLASPGFWARDDKSMGIDATRLIQGEQRIALERPLPAQGRIVGISRVCRVTDKGKDKGALITVCKTLQSEDGEAYGRAWQLFYCRGDGGFSASGADDVLLADEVPGPLAPAPARPPDECATCRVRDDAALLYRLCGDNNRLHIDPAAARQAGFPRPILHGLATYGFAAVGVIRAYAQGDATRLAAFDARFSAPVYPSDDIEFRMWDEGSHVALQGYVASRDAVVISHVQARFKP from the coding sequence ATGAATCTCGACGCCATCAGGACATGGAGCCGAACCGTCGTCCACGATTACACCGCGCGCGACTCCGCCCTGTATGCGCTGGCGATCGGCGCCGTATCCGATCCGCTGGATCCTGGCCAGCTGCGACTGGTGGATGAAGCCGATCAGGTCGCGGTCCCCACCATGGCGGCCGTGCTCGCATCGCCAGGGTTCTGGGCACGCGACGACAAGTCCATGGGAATAGACGCGACGCGACTGATCCAGGGGGAGCAGCGCATCGCATTGGAACGGCCCCTGCCCGCCCAGGGCCGCATCGTCGGCATCTCGCGGGTGTGCCGCGTGACCGACAAGGGCAAGGACAAGGGCGCGCTCATCACCGTATGCAAGACCTTGCAGTCCGAAGATGGCGAAGCATACGGACGGGCGTGGCAGCTGTTCTATTGCCGCGGCGACGGCGGCTTTTCGGCGAGCGGTGCGGACGACGTCCTGCTGGCGGACGAAGTCCCTGGACCGCTGGCACCCGCGCCGGCGCGACCGCCCGACGAATGCGCCACTTGTCGCGTGCGCGACGATGCCGCGCTGCTCTATCGGCTTTGCGGTGACAACAACCGATTGCACATCGACCCCGCCGCCGCCCGGCAAGCGGGTTTTCCGCGCCCCATCCTGCACGGCCTGGCGACGTATGGCTTCGCCGCCGTGGGGGTGATCCGAGCCTACGCGCAGGGCGACGCAACGCGGCTGGCCGCCTTCGACGCGCGGTTCTCGGCTCCGGTCTACCCGTCGGACGACATCGAGTTCCGGATGTGGGACGAGGGCAGCCATGTCGCGCTCCAAGGATATGTCGCCTCCCGCGACGCCGTGGTCATCAGCCACGTTCAAGCCCGTTTCAAACCATAG
- a CDS encoding Zn-ribbon domain-containing OB-fold protein: MFVDNREWPAPATNPENEAFFTAAAQGKLLYGHCVSCGRAHYYPRRSCPHCFSTAVEWAEASGRGHIYTYTVTGNEADRQVLAFIELDEGVRMLSNIVGASPANLVVGARVRAAFGRAGTVRVPVFVMDEAERGA; encoded by the coding sequence ATGTTCGTGGACAACCGGGAGTGGCCCGCGCCTGCCACCAACCCCGAAAACGAAGCTTTCTTCACCGCCGCCGCGCAAGGCAAGCTGCTTTATGGCCATTGCGTCTCCTGCGGGCGGGCCCATTACTACCCCCGTCGAAGCTGCCCGCATTGCTTCTCGACCGCGGTGGAGTGGGCGGAGGCAAGCGGGCGGGGCCATATCTATACGTACACCGTCACTGGTAATGAAGCGGACCGGCAGGTTCTCGCCTTCATCGAGCTGGACGAAGGCGTGCGCATGCTCAGCAACATCGTCGGCGCGTCGCCCGCGAATTTGGTCGTAGGCGCCAGGGTGCGCGCCGCCTTCGGCCGCGCGGGGACCGTACGGGTGCCTGTCTTTGTCATGGACGAGGCGGAGCGCGGCGCATGA
- a CDS encoding thiolase domain-containing protein, protein MSIKGRACIAGVFEHPLRKAEQHSVAQLHAECARGALADAGLTARDVDAYFCAGDAPGLGPLSMVDYLGLRVKHLDTTETGGSSYLIHVAHAAQAIAAGKCNIALITLAGKPRTDPSTAKPREYGATSPDSAFELPFGMNTLAGYAMVARRHMYEYGTTAEQLAWIKVAAATHAQHNPHAMLRKPVTVEEVVNSPLVADPLHRLDCCVVSDGGGALIVTRPEIARDLARPVVTVLGAGESARGVYGGDGDLLVTGAAQSGAQAYAEAGVTPADIQYASIYDSFTITVLLQLEDLGFCRKGEGGRFVQDGNLISGIGRLPFNTDGGGLCNNHPANRGGITKVIEAVRQLRGEAHPAVQVPHCEIALAQGTGGNLGARHGSATLILGRS, encoded by the coding sequence ATGAGCATCAAGGGACGAGCCTGCATCGCGGGCGTCTTTGAACACCCGTTGCGCAAGGCCGAGCAGCATTCGGTCGCCCAACTGCACGCGGAATGCGCGCGGGGCGCCTTGGCGGACGCGGGACTTACGGCCCGCGACGTGGACGCATACTTCTGCGCCGGCGACGCACCCGGGCTCGGTCCCCTGTCCATGGTCGATTACCTCGGACTCAGGGTGAAGCACCTCGACACCACCGAAACCGGGGGCTCGTCCTACCTCATCCATGTGGCGCATGCGGCCCAGGCCATCGCGGCGGGCAAATGCAACATTGCCCTGATCACATTGGCGGGCAAACCGCGCACCGATCCCTCGACAGCCAAGCCGCGCGAATACGGGGCGACGTCGCCCGACTCCGCTTTCGAACTGCCCTTCGGCATGAACACGCTGGCGGGCTACGCCATGGTCGCGCGACGGCACATGTACGAATACGGCACGACGGCCGAGCAATTGGCCTGGATCAAGGTGGCGGCCGCCACCCACGCGCAGCACAACCCGCACGCCATGCTCCGCAAGCCCGTGACGGTGGAAGAGGTCGTCAATTCACCGCTGGTGGCGGATCCGCTTCACCGCCTGGACTGCTGCGTGGTCAGCGACGGCGGCGGCGCCCTGATCGTCACGCGGCCTGAGATCGCCCGCGACCTGGCACGGCCAGTCGTCACCGTCCTGGGGGCTGGAGAAAGCGCGCGTGGGGTTTACGGCGGGGACGGCGACCTGCTGGTCACCGGCGCAGCCCAATCAGGCGCGCAGGCCTACGCGGAAGCCGGCGTAACGCCGGCAGACATCCAGTACGCGTCGATCTACGACAGCTTCACCATCACTGTCCTGCTGCAGCTGGAGGACCTGGGCTTTTGCCGCAAGGGCGAAGGCGGCCGCTTCGTGCAGGACGGCAATCTTATTTCCGGCATCGGCCGCCTGCCCTTCAACACCGATGGCGGCGGCTTGTGCAACAACCATCCGGCCAACCGCGGGGGCATTACCAAGGTGATCGAGGCGGTGCGCCAACTACGCGGCGAAGCCCATCCCGCCGTCCAGGTGCCCCACTGCGAAATCGCCCTGGCCCAGGGAACGGGCGGCAATCTGGGCGCCCGCCATGGGAGCGCCACCCTCATACTGGGAAGGAGTTGA
- a CDS encoding GntR family transcriptional regulator, translating into MTASWLAWQARPAHRSNHMSTADQIDPSTLAENIAATVYTAVRAKAVSHDFLPGERLNEGELARELNVSRTPLREALHRLATEGFLRSVPGKGFFFRNLDPKELFDLYELRASLEVAAAQLAVERASDEQIAAVASLVREDVAASGCSQLELIAQDEAFHQRFVALAGNLEMSRVLDNINARIQFVRWIDVGAPTRRATHHDHNAIIDALARRDLDACTALLKKHIGRRQDEIVEAAHARVAQLFTQRATRGRA; encoded by the coding sequence GTGACCGCGTCTTGGCTTGCTTGGCAGGCACGGCCCGCACACCGTTCGAACCACATGTCTACTGCTGACCAAATCGACCCCTCGACGCTGGCCGAGAACATCGCCGCGACGGTCTATACCGCCGTGCGGGCGAAGGCGGTGTCCCACGATTTCCTGCCCGGGGAGAGGCTGAACGAGGGAGAGCTCGCGCGGGAATTGAACGTTTCCCGGACGCCGTTGCGCGAAGCATTGCACCGCCTCGCGACCGAGGGCTTCCTGCGTTCGGTGCCGGGCAAAGGCTTCTTCTTCAGGAATCTGGATCCCAAGGAGCTGTTCGACCTGTATGAACTGCGGGCCTCGCTGGAAGTGGCGGCGGCGCAGTTGGCCGTGGAGCGCGCCAGCGACGAGCAGATCGCGGCGGTCGCGAGCCTGGTGAGAGAGGACGTTGCGGCGAGCGGCTGCTCGCAATTGGAGTTGATTGCGCAGGACGAGGCATTCCATCAGCGCTTCGTCGCGCTCGCCGGCAATCTCGAGATGTCGCGCGTCCTGGACAACATCAACGCGCGCATACAGTTCGTGCGTTGGATCGATGTCGGCGCGCCCACGCGACGGGCCACGCATCACGATCACAATGCCATCATCGACGCGCTGGCGCGCCGTGACCTGGACGCGTGCACGGCATTACTGAAGAAGCATATCGGGCGGCGCCAGGATGAGATCGTGGAAGCCGCGCATGCGCGGGTCGCCCAGCTCTTTACGCAAAGGGCGACCCGCGGGCGAGCTTGA
- a CDS encoding acetyl-CoA acetyltransferase: MNTPLRRGATAIVGVAESDLGKVAPGLGPIDLMAQAAGRALDDCGLSLRDVDGVLATTSQSRMPTLAFCEYLGLQPRYHDATNMGGASFMTMIGHAQAAIEAGLCEVALIAYGSTQRSLGRANVAAPDPNPHETPYRPLYTASSYALAASRHMHEYGTTRRQLAEIAVAARQWALRNPAAWEKKPLTVDDVLASPMISEPLTLRDCCLVTDGGGALIVTSAERARDLRRAPAYVLGVGEAISHYSISAMPDLTTTAAVQSGAQAYRMAGLRPADVDAAQLYDAFTITTLLFLEDLGFCPKGEGGRYVEDGRIAPGGEMPVNTSGGGLSYCHPGMFGIFALIEAVRQLRGDGGERQVAGCETVLAHGNGGTLSSQSTVILGSAATL; this comes from the coding sequence ATGAACACGCCATTGCGTCGCGGCGCCACCGCCATCGTCGGCGTCGCCGAATCCGACCTGGGCAAGGTCGCGCCGGGCCTGGGTCCGATCGATCTCATGGCGCAGGCCGCGGGACGCGCCCTGGACGATTGCGGCCTGTCGCTGCGCGACGTGGACGGCGTACTCGCCACCACGTCGCAAAGCCGGATGCCCACCCTGGCGTTCTGCGAATACCTGGGCCTGCAGCCGCGCTATCACGATGCCACCAACATGGGCGGCGCATCCTTCATGACGATGATAGGCCACGCCCAGGCCGCCATCGAAGCCGGGCTGTGCGAGGTCGCGCTGATTGCCTACGGCAGCACCCAACGCAGCCTGGGCCGCGCCAACGTCGCGGCGCCGGATCCCAATCCGCACGAAACGCCCTACCGCCCGCTATACACGGCCAGCTCCTATGCCCTGGCGGCATCGCGCCATATGCACGAATACGGCACCACGCGGCGCCAATTGGCGGAAATCGCGGTGGCGGCGCGGCAGTGGGCCTTGCGCAATCCGGCAGCCTGGGAAAAGAAGCCGTTGACCGTTGACGACGTGCTGGCGTCGCCCATGATCAGCGAGCCCCTGACGCTGCGCGACTGCTGCCTGGTCACCGACGGCGGCGGGGCGCTGATCGTGACCAGCGCCGAACGCGCTCGCGACCTGCGCCGCGCGCCGGCGTACGTGCTGGGCGTGGGCGAGGCCATCAGCCATTACTCGATCTCCGCCATGCCCGACCTGACCACGACGGCGGCCGTGCAATCCGGCGCCCAGGCCTATCGCATGGCCGGCCTGAGACCCGCGGACGTGGACGCGGCGCAGCTGTACGACGCCTTCACCATTACCACGCTGCTGTTCCTGGAAGACCTGGGCTTCTGCCCCAAGGGCGAAGGCGGACGCTACGTCGAGGATGGCCGCATCGCGCCGGGCGGCGAGATGCCGGTGAATACCAGCGGCGGTGGCCTGTCCTATTGCCATCCCGGGATGTTCGGGATCTTCGCTTTGATCGAAGCCGTACGGCAGCTGCGCGGCGATGGCGGCGAGCGCCAAGTCGCCGGCTGCGAGACCGTCTTGGCCCATGGCAACGGTGGCACCCTGTCCAGCCAGAGCACGGTCATCCTGGGCAGCGCGGCGACGCTCTGA
- a CDS encoding Zn-ribbon domain-containing OB-fold protein: protein MQESPLAAYRRHLSAGRLAYQYDPATARAVFPPRVLGPGSGSGMRDLEWRISAGLGTIHAVTIVHPRDQDAYNVVLVDMDEGFRLMSRVEGADTRPAIGARVRMRACVPADGGEPYPVFDILDAARTQEAA from the coding sequence ATGCAGGAATCCCCACTGGCGGCCTACCGCCGCCATCTGTCGGCGGGACGTCTCGCCTATCAGTACGACCCGGCCACCGCCCGCGCAGTGTTCCCGCCACGCGTGCTGGGCCCCGGTTCCGGCTCGGGCATGCGGGATCTGGAGTGGCGCATCAGCGCCGGCCTGGGCACCATCCACGCCGTCACCATCGTGCATCCACGCGACCAGGACGCCTACAACGTGGTGCTGGTGGATATGGACGAAGGCTTCCGCCTGATGAGCCGGGTGGAAGGCGCCGATACGCGGCCCGCCATCGGCGCGCGGGTGCGCATGCGCGCCTGCGTGCCCGCCGACGGCGGCGAACCCTATCCGGTGTTCGACATCCTGGACGCGGCCCGAACGCAGGAGGCCGCATGA
- a CDS encoding CaiB/BaiF CoA transferase family protein, whose translation MTATSNTPARDQDTAGQAARKALSHIRVLDLSRILAGPWCTQNLADLGADVIKVERPGSGDDTRGWGPPWIRDGAGQDTRDSTYYAAANRGKKSLTLDISTPEGQRIARDLAVQSDVVIENYKIGDLKRYGLDYESLRAINPRLVYCSITGYGQDGPSASKPGYDFVFQAIGGLMSITGERDDLPGGGPQKAGIAIADVITGMYATIAILAALNHRDVSGLGQYIDMALLDCIVALGGNQVTGYFATGKAPRRYGNAHASLVPYQVFTVADGEIVVAVGNDDQWQRYCAAIERPDLAADPRWHKVTGRIQGRDTLVPALARTMLDRSASDWLQRLESHGVPCGRINDYEQVFQDPQVVHRGLRVDIPRPANADIDGVVSTIASPLRLRDTPPRYDLPPPRLGDNTEAVLGTLLGYTARQIAELRERRIV comes from the coding sequence ATGACGGCAACGAGCAACACCCCGGCGCGCGACCAGGATACGGCGGGCCAGGCCGCCAGGAAGGCGCTTTCGCACATCCGCGTACTGGACCTGTCGCGCATCCTGGCCGGCCCCTGGTGCACGCAGAACCTGGCCGACCTGGGCGCGGACGTCATCAAGGTCGAACGCCCCGGCAGCGGCGACGACACGCGCGGCTGGGGTCCGCCCTGGATCCGCGACGGCGCAGGCCAGGACACACGCGACTCCACCTATTACGCGGCCGCCAACCGTGGCAAGAAATCGCTGACGCTGGATATCTCCACACCCGAAGGCCAGCGCATCGCGCGCGACCTGGCGGTGCAAAGCGACGTAGTCATCGAGAACTACAAGATCGGCGACCTGAAGCGCTACGGCCTGGACTACGAAAGCCTGCGCGCCATCAATCCCCGCCTGGTGTATTGCTCCATCACCGGCTACGGGCAGGATGGACCGAGCGCCAGCAAGCCGGGCTACGACTTCGTCTTCCAGGCCATCGGCGGCTTGATGAGCATCACCGGCGAACGCGACGACCTGCCCGGCGGCGGCCCCCAGAAAGCCGGCATTGCCATTGCCGACGTCATCACTGGCATGTACGCCACCATCGCCATCCTGGCCGCGCTCAATCATCGCGACGTATCGGGCCTGGGCCAGTACATCGACATGGCCTTGCTGGATTGCATCGTCGCACTCGGCGGCAACCAGGTCACGGGCTACTTCGCCACCGGCAAGGCGCCGCGCCGCTACGGCAATGCGCACGCCAGCCTGGTGCCCTATCAGGTCTTCACCGTCGCCGATGGCGAGATCGTGGTGGCCGTCGGCAACGACGACCAGTGGCAGCGCTATTGCGCCGCCATCGAACGCCCCGACCTGGCCGCCGACCCACGCTGGCACAAGGTCACCGGCCGCATCCAGGGCCGCGATACGCTCGTGCCCGCCCTGGCGCGCACCATGCTGGACCGGAGCGCGAGCGATTGGCTGCAACGCCTGGAATCGCACGGCGTGCCCTGCGGCCGCATCAACGACTACGAACAGGTGTTCCAGGATCCGCAGGTCGTGCATCGCGGCTTGCGCGTCGACATCCCGAGGCCGGCGAACGCCGACATCGATGGCGTGGTGTCCACCATCGCCAGCCCGCTGCGGCTGCGCGACACGCCGCCACGCTACGACCTGCCACCACCACGCCTGGGCGACAACACGGAAGCCGTGCTCGGCACCTTGCTCGGCTATACCGCGCGGCAGATCGCCGAACTGCGCGAGCGCCGCATCGTTTGA
- a CDS encoding Bug family tripartite tricarboxylate transporter substrate binding protein yields MKKSWLRNVAALALGALCVGPLAAAAQTFPDHAVRIVVPFPPGGTTDILARMLGNALGAEWKQPVVIENKPGASGTIFSEQLARTPADGYTLMVTATHHVINPALYKNLRYDSKADFTPIAQVAAVPNVLVVNTDFAERNRIDTAADLVAYAKANPGKVNFGSAGTGGANHLSGELFKSMTGVSMVHIPYKGAAPALNDLLGGQIPVMFDSVPGVLQHIRAGKLRALGVTSLTRSAALPDVPTLDEAGIKGFEATAWFGLYAPGNMDPKLTAKLSHDVLAALNTPAIKEQFAQQGAVPGTMKQPEFARFVAAEMDKWAKVIDDAHITIQ; encoded by the coding sequence ATGAAGAAATCATGGCTGCGCAATGTGGCCGCCCTGGCGCTGGGCGCGTTGTGCGTGGGGCCGCTGGCGGCCGCCGCGCAAACCTTCCCCGATCATGCGGTACGCATCGTCGTGCCGTTCCCGCCGGGCGGCACGACCGACATCCTGGCGCGCATGCTGGGCAACGCGCTGGGCGCCGAATGGAAACAGCCGGTGGTGATCGAGAACAAGCCTGGCGCCAGCGGCACCATCTTCTCGGAACAACTGGCACGCACGCCAGCCGACGGCTACACGCTGATGGTCACGGCCACGCATCACGTCATCAACCCCGCGCTGTACAAGAACCTGCGCTACGACAGCAAGGCCGACTTCACGCCAATCGCACAGGTGGCCGCCGTACCCAACGTGCTGGTCGTGAACACGGACTTCGCCGAACGCAACCGCATCGACACCGCCGCCGATCTGGTGGCCTACGCCAAGGCCAATCCGGGCAAGGTGAATTTCGGCTCGGCCGGCACGGGCGGCGCCAACCACCTGTCGGGCGAACTGTTCAAGTCCATGACCGGCGTCAGCATGGTCCACATCCCCTACAAGGGCGCCGCGCCGGCGCTGAACGACCTGCTGGGCGGGCAGATCCCCGTCATGTTCGACTCGGTTCCCGGCGTGCTCCAGCACATCAGGGCAGGCAAGCTGCGCGCGCTCGGCGTCACATCGCTGACGCGCTCCGCCGCGCTGCCCGACGTCCCGACGCTGGACGAGGCCGGCATCAAGGGCTTCGAAGCCACCGCCTGGTTCGGCCTGTACGCGCCCGGCAACATGGACCCGAAGCTCACCGCGAAGCTGTCGCATGATGTCCTGGCAGCCTTGAACACGCCGGCCATCAAGGAACAGTTCGCGCAGCAGGGCGCGGTCCCCGGCACGATGAAGCAGCCGGAATTCGCCCGCTTCGTCGCCGCCGAAATGGACAAGTGGGCCAAGGTCATCGACGACGCCCACATCACCATCCAATAA
- a CDS encoding MaoC family dehydratase translates to MTHAFDTLAAGHKIEGQPFTPTRESIRAFCEASLDYNPLHWDDNYMQGNFGKTNFGGIIMHGMNNFGVITRMLTDWLYEHGGMQRRLETRWKSPVKPGDTITPHAVVTATRKTDKSRWATLDVQVLNQRGETVAVGEAMVEFPH, encoded by the coding sequence ATGACCCATGCATTCGACACGCTCGCGGCCGGCCACAAGATCGAGGGCCAGCCCTTCACGCCTACACGCGAATCCATCCGCGCATTCTGCGAAGCTTCGCTGGACTACAACCCCCTGCATTGGGACGACAACTACATGCAGGGCAATTTCGGCAAGACCAATTTCGGCGGCATCATCATGCACGGCATGAACAACTTCGGCGTGATCACGCGCATGCTGACCGACTGGCTGTACGAACACGGCGGCATGCAGCGCCGGCTCGAAACGCGCTGGAAGTCGCCCGTGAAGCCGGGCGACACCATCACGCCGCACGCCGTCGTCACCGCCACCCGCAAGACCGACAAAAGCCGCTGGGCCACCCTGGACGTACAGGTGCTGAACCAGCGCGGCGAAACCGTTGCGGTGGGTGAAGCCATGGTGGAATTCCCGCACTGA
- a CDS encoding MaoC family dehydratase — protein sequence MTQTTFETDFWKDAAARKIWDDIVPGEPRKTIPYTLTLEAIQKYCKVVGDMHPLYFDENYAKKSPYKGLIAPPAIHILLMFACTPTDDWMRSPGTVNAGQSWSYNTPARPGDVIRLEARALDKFIRKDRLFVVHDNVFFNQNDEVICSGRGWTIRPM from the coding sequence ATGACACAAACCACATTCGAGACAGATTTCTGGAAAGACGCCGCGGCGCGAAAGATCTGGGACGACATCGTTCCCGGCGAACCCCGCAAGACCATCCCCTACACGCTCACGCTGGAAGCCATCCAGAAGTACTGCAAGGTCGTCGGCGACATGCACCCCCTGTACTTCGACGAGAACTACGCGAAAAAGTCGCCCTACAAGGGCCTGATCGCGCCGCCCGCCATCCACATCCTGCTGATGTTCGCCTGCACGCCCACCGACGACTGGATGCGCAGCCCCGGGACCGTCAACGCCGGCCAGTCCTGGAGCTACAACACGCCCGCGCGACCGGGCGACGTCATCCGGCTGGAGGCCCGCGCGCTGGACAAGTTCATCCGCAAGGATCGCCTGTTCGTCGTGCATGACAACGTCTTCTTCAACCAGAACGACGAAGTGATCTGCTCCGGCCGCGGCTGGACCATCCGCCCCATGTAA
- a CDS encoding IclR family transcriptional regulator domain-containing protein, whose product MATPESESFVRTFARGLKIIETMGQGEARQTLADVAAAVDLPRTAVRRFLLTLIELSFVKTDGKHYWLTPKVLRLGLSYLYTLPFWRQSQLALEELGARIGQSCAVSVLDEEDIVYVQRLHTKRILSMSPSLGSRLPAHAVSMGRVLLSGLEDDALDAYLQSAKLKKLTTITVVDRDRLRETVMLARERGYAWVDGELDDSIAGLAVPVRDQDGTIVAAINVSLPAGAYQEDAAVTEFLQPLRQTASQLRSTMVGLR is encoded by the coding sequence ATGGCAACGCCGGAAAGCGAGTCCTTCGTCCGCACCTTTGCGCGCGGGCTCAAGATCATCGAGACGATGGGCCAAGGCGAGGCGCGGCAGACGCTCGCCGACGTGGCGGCGGCCGTCGACCTGCCGCGCACGGCGGTGCGGCGTTTCCTGTTGACGCTGATCGAGCTGTCCTTCGTCAAGACGGACGGCAAGCACTATTGGCTGACGCCCAAGGTGCTGCGCTTGGGGCTGTCGTACCTGTACACGCTGCCGTTCTGGCGGCAATCGCAGCTGGCGCTGGAAGAACTGGGCGCGCGGATCGGCCAGTCCTGCGCCGTGTCGGTGCTGGACGAGGAAGACATCGTCTACGTCCAACGCCTGCACACCAAGCGCATCCTGTCCATGAGCCCGTCACTGGGCAGCCGGCTGCCGGCGCATGCCGTGTCGATGGGACGGGTGCTGCTGTCCGGCTTGGAAGACGACGCGCTGGACGCGTATCTGCAAAGTGCGAAGCTGAAGAAGCTGACCACCATCACCGTGGTGGACCGCGACCGCCTGCGCGAGACGGTCATGCTGGCGCGCGAGCGCGGCTATGCCTGGGTGGATGGCGAACTGGACGACTCCATCGCCGGCCTGGCCGTGCCGGTGCGCGACCAGGACGGCACCATCGTCGCCGCCATCAACGTCAGCCTGCCGGCCGGCGCCTACCAGGAAGACGCCGCGGTGACGGAATTCCTGCAGCCCCTGCGCCAGACCGCGTCGCAGCTGCGGTCGACAATGGTGGGATTGCGGTAG
- a CDS encoding XRE family transcriptional regulator yields the protein MAKKYSELRATLSPESRARAQVKARAMAEMPLQELRQARGLSQKMLAELLHVQQPSIAKLEKRADMYISTLRSHIEAMGGELDVIARFPDGSVKISNFSEIDENAAA from the coding sequence ATGGCTAAGAAATATTCCGAACTGCGCGCAACGCTATCCCCCGAGTCGCGAGCGCGTGCCCAAGTCAAGGCGCGAGCGATGGCCGAGATGCCCTTGCAAGAGCTTCGCCAGGCACGTGGCCTATCGCAGAAGATGCTTGCCGAACTACTTCACGTGCAGCAGCCGTCCATCGCAAAACTGGAGAAGCGCGCCGACATGTACATCTCCACGCTGCGCAGCCATATCGAGGCCATGGGGGGCGAACTCGATGTGATCGCGCGCTTTCCTGATGGCTCGGTGAAGATAAGCAATTTCTCGGAGATCGACGAGAACGCCGCGGCCTGA